The following nucleotide sequence is from Drosophila takahashii strain IR98-3 E-12201 chromosome 3L, DtakHiC1v2, whole genome shotgun sequence.
GCCAGCCGAGCGGTAAATTAGCCAAGGGAAGGAGACCAGAGGAGGGTGACCATGTCGGGTAGGCGGGCCCAGTCTCTGCCGGCGCACATGTTGGAGCCAGCGAAGCCGGAACGCGGACGCTGTGTGGCCGCCATCTGCTTCTCGTGGAAGGTGCTCACCTGCATTGTGTCCCATGTGCTGCTCGTGGCCCTCGTCGTTTCCTATTGCGTGGGCGGTGCCTATCTCTTCCAGCACCTCGAACGACCCCACGAACTAGAGGTGAGTGGGTGAGAATCTATATGGGGAGACTAATCCATAAATCCCTCTGCAGGTCAAGCGTGATATACagaatctacgctttaatctTACGGAGAATATCTGGCTTTTATCGGATGATGCCGTGGTTCTAAGGGAAAGCGATTGGATGGCCAATGTCAGCAAGCATTTGGCCAACTTTGAAAAGCAGATCCTTACGGCCATCAAGACGGATGGCTGGGATGGCGACGAGGATGTGCGCAAATCCCAGTGGACCTTTGCCGGTTCCCTTTTCTACTCCATCATAGTGATAACGACCATAGGTGAGTAATTGTTCTGGGGTAAACATTGGGTTTTATTTGCTTAAGCTAAAACTAAACTAGAAACCTAAAATACTATTTACTAGCGGTCTATTTACAACTGGGGAGGGGGAAAATGTGTAAAGGGAGAAACAATATAGAGCTTAAACAATATCGactttatcgatattttcgatgttTTTACAATATCGATGGTTAcggaaatatacaaattttttaacattttcctaTCTTCCGAAAATCTTAAATATCGATATTCTCGACGTTTTCCAATATCGATGATTATcaaaagtaaaattattttttaaatttttctttttttccttgACAACATCAATATGATCGATACAACATTGtcgaaaatcgaaaatatcgatatttttcaagcaCTAGAACAATACATTCAGGGTTTTGTATTTCGATTGCAGATCTTTTAGGATTTAAAAAGGAATACTTTCAGTTCCGTAACTCTAAACTAGTCTAATCTAGACCTTCTTACTGAGCTTATCATTCACATTTCTGGGTGCCGCAGCCACATTCTTAGCGCTCTTACCCTCGGCCACAGCTGGGGATTTCTCATCGTAGCCAAAGCCTCCTAGAGGAGGGAAACCACCTCCGTTATAACCTATACCTCCATTACCAACTCCCAGTTGACCCAGGCCCAATCCTCCAGCTAGACCATAGCCCTCGGTGTACTGAGGTCCTCCAAACTGTTGACTTCCTGGGTATTGTCCTCCTAATCCCGGGAATTGTTGTCCACCGATGCCGGCAAATTGATTGCCACTGAATTGATCGCCACCTGGATAGGTTCCATATGGATACTGACCATTGCTGGGGAATTGATTCAGGCCAAGTCCATTGGTGGGATAGTTATTGAAGCCCACGTTGGTTCCGGGAAATCCAGCTCCGGGATATCCTCCGGGATATCCACCAATGCCATTCTGAGCTCCCGAGAAGCCACCACCATAACCCGGTTGATAGGGACTAGGGAACAGCTGCGGTCTTCCGATGATTCCAGTAGGTCCTCCTGGTCCCACTAGCACTCCAGGATTTCCACCATAGCCTCCTCCAATTCCTCCTCCGAACTGACCGGCATTCGGTTGACCTCCATAGGGATTAAATTGACGAGTGCCCACTTGGGGAGCATCCGATGATCTTGTGGGCTCCACATCGGCATAGTCCTCGATCTCATCGTTCTCCGGTTCGCCAGGCAGAGGTCTCCTAGTTGTAGGTTCCCTCCTCAGCTTCTGATCATAGGAGTTCCTTATAGGAGAACTCCGACTGATGTCCCGAAAAGAGCGCTCCCTGCGATTATACGAACGCCAGACCCACTGATCTTGGTCTTTCTCCGAAGACACTAATCCCAGGAGGCACAAAGCGGCGATGATGAGGCAATAGCTCTGCATGATTGGACTTCTCGTTTGGTTTGCTCACACACTGACCCGTATTTTCAGCTTGAACGCGGCAAGCTCCCGCAACAGAATAGTTGAGATATGCGATCGGCGCACGCTACTTATATAACCGCACCCGAGAACCGaaaagccaacaaaaaatatacaaaataaaagagacatCGGCGGCGATGACGACGCACAAACTCAGTCAAGCGACGAGGGCAGCCGCAGGTGGGGATTTGGATGTGGCCAATGAATCAACGATCGTGCCAGACAGAAATCTTGGGCCCACGTATCGTATGCTTGATTCACCTGAAGCGCAACCACCAGACCACCGATCCGATCCGCCCAGGAACCAATGAGGCAAGCGGATGAATCGGCCAGTTGGTTTTGTCCACTCGGTGATCACTGATCACGTTGAAATCGCATAAATCATTGGGTAATTGCTAATGGATCgacccaaaaaaacaaaaaacccatTCCTGGAAATCATCATGAGTTTGGCTTAGTACACTTACTCCCTTTTGCAGGGCAGAATGGTGGATAAGTCACAGGTCAAAGATCCAGTTTGGACACAGTTTGGTGAGCAACCAGCACGTGGGTGACCTCTAAAAATGGGTTCATTTTAGGTGGTGATGGGTCGGAAAGGGGTGCGAGTGAGGGAGCGTGTCAAATGAAACCAAAAGTGGAGTTGGATGGTTCCAATTGTCTGTGGTCAAAACAACAGCAAGGTCAAACGCCACTGACCGATCGTGATTATCTTTTCTGACGTTTCAGATTTAGATTTTAACGATGGGAATTTCTGATTATTAGTATACCCTAAAAAGGGGTTTAAGTTATTTTCAGTAGAACAAACCAAAATGATTTCCTTAAAATAACATCCATATAATATCTATCAAGAATGCCACAAAAATCATTAGGATTTCAAAAATACTCATAAAGGTgtaaaaaagtatgctacagtATATTTTGGACCTAAACTAatttttcactgcatacttttagacactgttttaaattattttaactcTGACATCTATGGAGTACGgactacttttttaaatgtctTTATCGAGTTGACTTAaacttaaatatgtaaaaataataatataaaatattaatattaatatttaaaattatcaatctTGTTGTGAGGGTATTTAACTCTTCGGCATTCGGGCCCAAACAGTATCTTTAAAGTAGTTTATTAGCTCTGGCTTTTGATGATGGGAGCTTAGCTTTTTGCTATTCATTTCCACAATTTCCcgatatggatttatagctaGCACACAAATGGGTTTAGTGACCGACGCCCATCAGTTAGAATTTAGCAAAGAGGTTCTACGATATCTATGAATTTGCACACTTCCGTAAAGGCCAAAAGCGGTAGACTTGAA
It contains:
- the LOC108054678 gene encoding eggshell protein 1; translated protein: MQSYCLIIAALCLLGLVSSEKDQDQWVWRSYNRRERSFRDISRSSPIRNSYDQKLRREPTTRRPLPGEPENDEIEDYADVEPTRSSDAPQVGTRQFNPYGGQPNAGQFGGGIGGGYGGNPGVLVGPGGPTGIIGRPQLFPSPYQPGYGGGFSGAQNGIGGYPGGYPGAGFPGTNVGFNNYPTNGLGLNQFPSNGQYPYGTYPGGDQFSGNQFAGIGGQQFPGLGGQYPGSQQFGGPQYTEGYGLAGGLGLGQLGVGNGGIGYNGGGFPPLGGFGYDEKSPAVAEGKSAKNVAAAPRNVNDKLSKKV